From Athene noctua chromosome 19, bAthNoc1.hap1.1, whole genome shotgun sequence, one genomic window encodes:
- the LOC141968295 gene encoding fas-binding factor 1 homolog isoform X2, whose translation MAAKPQRGLRESVDDVLGDLLGFDDESPVNSVRTSCLARGSSGRAWGTSSQASQKSFAEEDFFSRFPAEDVEAAEGSSASGGEPQALLQTLKDMDNLEADLLGISRPSSRPGKPAMKGPGKCDSSGEAVKTAGKLLAPGKGESGPLMEKKPLSSFPASQQYKKFDLEDLDVPLSGLLSDEEQDAPKKPSPTGTKSISGKKTEQSKEKEPPPAQMPLRTVAPVQSRKELMFEDDGDDLMAALGLGSGPGSDEKQGKKAEDREEVRPARAKLDELLGRGSVARILEEPGLGECQEFKLEKKYEKQPDKEEGRNKLDFVFGAYQPSVASTAKGQPARRQPVRFSAENSSEPKAELHSKASPSASQSPVRGCRTGGDWLGLEDKDFMDLELSSPAKAGPAGSSPSPAAAGRPGPSRQLPAAEEAAAKPDVVEEEDWLSAALSRKKAQAQAKAQEGNAKASEAPGEGLNPCSPVSQPAASPGARPQAATMQAEAVSTDSSRPPLPWLGTAEQASAHPSEAAHGDPSRDASAPVPAALFPGEQETQSPAPLAQVESPGLGLLHERRLGAAVAQPHGDVTGCQAALLRAQARVAELESQVRTLELVRAQDRDFLERLRQRHQEDLDLLESTHRTQVKVVEETCRQRLQRLRQEQEQLAAQLLAQRQEAEQARAELLAQHQQHLAALEQRSMQELERLRELQRVSVQELRRDHEEQLQRLKRLKDQEVDAVTSATSHTRTLNGVIERMEKFSSDLCDVLHRVEATHHTTSQELAVGAQKQEKQLRVLQDSLLQQKREAEKERRRFQEVVAKLEARLGEQTLLLEQERQRVLAEHSRMESLQHSLKEERRVLTQQLSVERAELERAKRTLLEEQKAVLQRCAGQWQKLTSEWAEFHTQQPLRKERDTARALPVESQGEGPVRSLAQERAEVKMRVHTLRAQEEQLEREKELLDEAWQELKLEQKVVNGAALRIRQQEEKMKSVTELSSQKYEEGQRALQEAQRVESQHQSRLQALQWQLEQLRQQEEHLYQDWLSMAQQRSQLQQLRQELPNNPTMLRTAGWDSSAPASGFSSMLIPLTAAAPHTRASFPGFPPAMGSPGGIRELLAVASSAELSATLAMMRFRALQDHAYLENEEFFLESLKKASYNAASLPG comes from the exons ATG GCTGCAAAACCCCAGAGAGGTTTAAGAG AGTCTGTTGATGACGTGCTTGGTGACCTCCTGGGATTTGACG ACGAAAGCCCTGTTAATTCTGTGAGAACTTCCTGCCTGGCCAGGGGCAGCAGtgggagagcctggggcaccAGCTCGCAGGCCAGCCAGAA GTCCTTTGCAGAGGAGGATTTCTTCAGCAGATTCCCTGCAGAGGATGTGGAAGCTGCAGAG GGATCCAGTGCCTCCGGCGGAGAGCCCCAAGCTCTGCTGCAGACCCTGAAG GACATGGACAACCTGGAAGCTGATCTGCTGGGAATATCGAGACCCAGTTCTCGGCCAGGGAAGCCAGCCATGAAAGGTCCTGGGAAATGTGACTCCTCAGGAGAAGCAGTGAAaaccgcagggaagctgctagctccTGGAAAAG GCGAGTCTGGACCTCTGATGGAGAAGAAGCCACTGTCATCCTTCCCTGCTTCCCAACAGTACAAGAAATTTGACTTGGAAG ATTTAGATGTTCCTTTGTCAGGGCTTTTGTCCGATGAGGAGCAGGATGCTCCCAAGAAGCCATCTCCAACAGGCACTAAAAGcatctctgggaaaaaaacagaacagagcaAAGAGAAAG AGCCGCCCCCAGCCCAGATGCCCCTGCGCACTGTGGCCCCAGTTCAGAGCAGGAAGGAGCTCATGTTTGAAGATGATGGTGACGACCTGATGGCTGCACTGGGACTTGGCAGTGGCCCAGGAAGCGATGAAAAGCAGGGCAAGAAGGCAGAAGA cagagaggaggtccgGCCAGCCCGCGCCAAGCTGGACGAGTTGCTGGGACGAGGCTCTGTGGCCAGAATCCTGGAAGAGCCAGGCCTGGGAGAGTGCCAGGAGTTCAAACTGGAGAAGAAGTACGAAAAGCAGCCGG ACAAGGAAGAGGGTCGGAACAAGTTGGATTTTGTCTTTGGAGCTTACCAGCCCTCAGTGGCCTCCACAGCCAAGGGCCAGCCGGCGAGGAGGCAGCCTGTGAG gttttcagctGAGAACAGCAGCGAACCAAAAGCAGAGCTCCACTCCAAAGCTTCTCCTTCAGCCAGCCAGAGCCCCGTGCGGGGCTGCAGGACTGGAGGTGACTGGCTGGGCTTGGAAGACAAAGATTTTATGGATTTGGAGCTGTCGTCTCCAGCAAAGGCCGGTCCTGCAGGgagctcccccagccctgccgcagCTGGGCGGCCCGGCCCTTCCAGACAGCTCCCGGCTGCAGAGGAGGCAGCGGCTAAACCTGacgtggtggaggaggaggactggctgagCGCTGCCTTATCTCGCAAAAAAGCCCAAGCGCAGGCGAAGGCCCAGGAGGGGAATGCTAAGGCCTCGGAGGCCCCAGGTGAAGGGCTGAATCCCTGCTCTCCTGTCAG CCAGccagcagcctccccaggagcACGGCCACAGGCAGCCACCATGCAAGCCGAGGCAGTGAGCACAGACAGCTCCAG GCCACCGCTCCCCTGGCTCGGCACCGCGGAACAAGCCTCAGCTCACCCGTCAGAGGCAGCACACGGGGATCCCTCCAGAGACGCCAGCGCCCCGG TCCCCGCAGCCTTGTTCCCGGGAGAGCAAGAGACACAGAGCCCTGCCCCGCTGGCTCAGGTAG AGTCCCcaggcctgggcttgctgcatgagaggaggctgggggctgccgtGGCCCAGCCCCACGGGGATGTGACAGGCTGTCAGGCAGCGCTGCTCCGCGCCCAGGCCcgtgtggcagagctggagagccag GTGCGGACGCTGGAGCTGGTGCGGGCACAGGACAGAGACTTCCTGGAGAGACTCCGGCAGCGGCATCAGGAGGACCTGGATCTCCTCGAGAGCACCCACAG GACCCAGGTGAAGGTGGTGgaggagacctgcaggcagcGGTTGCAGAGGCTgcggcaggagcaggagcagctggcGGCTCAGCTCCTGGCGCAGAGGCAGGAGGCGGAGCAGGcacgggcagagctgctggcgcagcaccagcagcacttgGCTGCGCTGGAGCAGCGGAGCATGCAGGAGCTGGAGCGGCTgcgagagctgcagag ggtgtctgtgcaggagctgcgcaGGGACCATGAGGAGCAGCTCCAGCGGCTGAAGCGGCTGAAGGACCAGGAGGTTGATGCAGTGACCAGCGCCACTTCGCACACCAG GACTCTGAATGGCGTCATCGAGCGGATGGAGAAGTTCTCCAGCGACCTGTGTGACGTCTTGCACAGGGTGGAGGCCACACACCACACCACCTCCCAGGAGCTGGCCGTGGGGGCacagaagcaggagaagcagCTCAGGG tgcTCCAGGACAGCCTGTTGCAGCAGAAGAGGGAGGCGGAGAAGGAGCGGCGCCGATTCCAGGAGGTGGTGGCTAAACTGGAGGCCAGGCTGGGGGAGCAGactctgctgctggagcag GAGCGACAGAGAGTGTTGGCGGAGCACTCCAGGATGGAATCGCTGCAGCACTCGCTGAAGGAGGAGCGGCGAGTCCTGACCCAGCAGCTCTCCGTGGAGCGAGCAGAGCTGGAGAGGGCGAAG AGAACCttgctggaggagcagaaggCGGTGCTGCAGAGGTGTGCAGGGCAGTGGCAGAAGCTGACATCTGAGTGGGCTGAATTTCACACCCAGCAGCCCCTGAGGAAGGAGCGGGACACAGCCCGAGCACTGCCCGTGGAATCCCAGGGAGAGGGCCCTGTCAGGAGCCTGGCCCAG GAGCGGGCGGAGGTGAAGATGCGGGTCCACACGCTGAGAGCCCAGGAGGAGCAactggagagggagaaagagctgcTGGACGAGGCCTGGCAGGAGCTGAAGCTGGAGCAGAAGGTGGTGAATGGGGCTGCGCTGCGCATCCGGCAGCAGGAGGAGAAGATGAAAAGTGTGACGGAG CTTTCCTCCCAGAAGTACGAGGAAGGGCAGCGAGCCCTGCAGGAGGCACAAAGAGTCGAGTCCCAGCACCAATCCAGGCTGCAGGCCCTGCAGTGGCAGTTGGAGCAGCTCAGGCAGCAGGAAGAGCATCTCTACCAG gATTGGCTGAGCATGGCTCAGCAGAGGAGCCAACTTCAACAGCTGCGGCAGGAGCTGCCCAACAACCCCACGATGCTGCGGACCGCAGGGTGGGACTCCAGTGCCCCTGCGAGTGGCTTCTCCAGCATGCTGA TTCCTCTGACAGCGGCAGCACCACACACTCGGGCTTCTTTTCCAGGCTTTCCACCTGCCATGGGGAGCCCGGGAGGTATCAGGGAACTCCTGGCCGTggccagctctgctgagctcagTGCCACGCTGGCGATGATGAGGTTCCGAGCCctgcag GACCACGCTTACTTAGAGAATGAGGAGTTCTTCCTGGAGTCCCTGAAGAAAGCGTCCTACAATGCTGCTTCTCTGCCAGGCTGA
- the LOC141968295 gene encoding fas-binding factor 1 homolog isoform X1 → MAAKPQRGLRESVDDVLGDLLGFDDESPVNSVRTSCLARGSSGRAWGTSSQASQKSFAEEDFFSRFPAEDVEAAEGSSASGGEPQALLQTLKDMDNLEADLLGISRPSSRPGKPAMKGPGKCDSSGEAVKTAGKLLAPGKGESGPLMEKKPLSSFPASQQYKKFDLEDLDVPLSGLLSDEEQDAPKKPSPTGTKSISGKKTEQSKEKEPPPAQMPLRTVAPVQSRKELMFEDDGDDLMAALGLGSGPGSDEKQGKKAEDREEVRPARAKLDELLGRGSVARILEEPGLGECQEFKLEKKYEKQPDKEEGRNKLDFVFGAYQPSVASTAKGQPARRQPVSRFSAENSSEPKAELHSKASPSASQSPVRGCRTGGDWLGLEDKDFMDLELSSPAKAGPAGSSPSPAAAGRPGPSRQLPAAEEAAAKPDVVEEEDWLSAALSRKKAQAQAKAQEGNAKASEAPGEGLNPCSPVSQPAASPGARPQAATMQAEAVSTDSSRPPLPWLGTAEQASAHPSEAAHGDPSRDASAPVPAALFPGEQETQSPAPLAQVESPGLGLLHERRLGAAVAQPHGDVTGCQAALLRAQARVAELESQVRTLELVRAQDRDFLERLRQRHQEDLDLLESTHRTQVKVVEETCRQRLQRLRQEQEQLAAQLLAQRQEAEQARAELLAQHQQHLAALEQRSMQELERLRELQRVSVQELRRDHEEQLQRLKRLKDQEVDAVTSATSHTRTLNGVIERMEKFSSDLCDVLHRVEATHHTTSQELAVGAQKQEKQLRVLQDSLLQQKREAEKERRRFQEVVAKLEARLGEQTLLLEQERQRVLAEHSRMESLQHSLKEERRVLTQQLSVERAELERAKRTLLEEQKAVLQRCAGQWQKLTSEWAEFHTQQPLRKERDTARALPVESQGEGPVRSLAQERAEVKMRVHTLRAQEEQLEREKELLDEAWQELKLEQKVVNGAALRIRQQEEKMKSVTELSSQKYEEGQRALQEAQRVESQHQSRLQALQWQLEQLRQQEEHLYQDWLSMAQQRSQLQQLRQELPNNPTMLRTAGWDSSAPASGFSSMLIPLTAAAPHTRASFPGFPPAMGSPGGIRELLAVASSAELSATLAMMRFRALQDHAYLENEEFFLESLKKASYNAASLPG, encoded by the exons ATG GCTGCAAAACCCCAGAGAGGTTTAAGAG AGTCTGTTGATGACGTGCTTGGTGACCTCCTGGGATTTGACG ACGAAAGCCCTGTTAATTCTGTGAGAACTTCCTGCCTGGCCAGGGGCAGCAGtgggagagcctggggcaccAGCTCGCAGGCCAGCCAGAA GTCCTTTGCAGAGGAGGATTTCTTCAGCAGATTCCCTGCAGAGGATGTGGAAGCTGCAGAG GGATCCAGTGCCTCCGGCGGAGAGCCCCAAGCTCTGCTGCAGACCCTGAAG GACATGGACAACCTGGAAGCTGATCTGCTGGGAATATCGAGACCCAGTTCTCGGCCAGGGAAGCCAGCCATGAAAGGTCCTGGGAAATGTGACTCCTCAGGAGAAGCAGTGAAaaccgcagggaagctgctagctccTGGAAAAG GCGAGTCTGGACCTCTGATGGAGAAGAAGCCACTGTCATCCTTCCCTGCTTCCCAACAGTACAAGAAATTTGACTTGGAAG ATTTAGATGTTCCTTTGTCAGGGCTTTTGTCCGATGAGGAGCAGGATGCTCCCAAGAAGCCATCTCCAACAGGCACTAAAAGcatctctgggaaaaaaacagaacagagcaAAGAGAAAG AGCCGCCCCCAGCCCAGATGCCCCTGCGCACTGTGGCCCCAGTTCAGAGCAGGAAGGAGCTCATGTTTGAAGATGATGGTGACGACCTGATGGCTGCACTGGGACTTGGCAGTGGCCCAGGAAGCGATGAAAAGCAGGGCAAGAAGGCAGAAGA cagagaggaggtccgGCCAGCCCGCGCCAAGCTGGACGAGTTGCTGGGACGAGGCTCTGTGGCCAGAATCCTGGAAGAGCCAGGCCTGGGAGAGTGCCAGGAGTTCAAACTGGAGAAGAAGTACGAAAAGCAGCCGG ACAAGGAAGAGGGTCGGAACAAGTTGGATTTTGTCTTTGGAGCTTACCAGCCCTCAGTGGCCTCCACAGCCAAGGGCCAGCCGGCGAGGAGGCAGCCTGTGAG caggttttcagctGAGAACAGCAGCGAACCAAAAGCAGAGCTCCACTCCAAAGCTTCTCCTTCAGCCAGCCAGAGCCCCGTGCGGGGCTGCAGGACTGGAGGTGACTGGCTGGGCTTGGAAGACAAAGATTTTATGGATTTGGAGCTGTCGTCTCCAGCAAAGGCCGGTCCTGCAGGgagctcccccagccctgccgcagCTGGGCGGCCCGGCCCTTCCAGACAGCTCCCGGCTGCAGAGGAGGCAGCGGCTAAACCTGacgtggtggaggaggaggactggctgagCGCTGCCTTATCTCGCAAAAAAGCCCAAGCGCAGGCGAAGGCCCAGGAGGGGAATGCTAAGGCCTCGGAGGCCCCAGGTGAAGGGCTGAATCCCTGCTCTCCTGTCAG CCAGccagcagcctccccaggagcACGGCCACAGGCAGCCACCATGCAAGCCGAGGCAGTGAGCACAGACAGCTCCAG GCCACCGCTCCCCTGGCTCGGCACCGCGGAACAAGCCTCAGCTCACCCGTCAGAGGCAGCACACGGGGATCCCTCCAGAGACGCCAGCGCCCCGG TCCCCGCAGCCTTGTTCCCGGGAGAGCAAGAGACACAGAGCCCTGCCCCGCTGGCTCAGGTAG AGTCCCcaggcctgggcttgctgcatgagaggaggctgggggctgccgtGGCCCAGCCCCACGGGGATGTGACAGGCTGTCAGGCAGCGCTGCTCCGCGCCCAGGCCcgtgtggcagagctggagagccag GTGCGGACGCTGGAGCTGGTGCGGGCACAGGACAGAGACTTCCTGGAGAGACTCCGGCAGCGGCATCAGGAGGACCTGGATCTCCTCGAGAGCACCCACAG GACCCAGGTGAAGGTGGTGgaggagacctgcaggcagcGGTTGCAGAGGCTgcggcaggagcaggagcagctggcGGCTCAGCTCCTGGCGCAGAGGCAGGAGGCGGAGCAGGcacgggcagagctgctggcgcagcaccagcagcacttgGCTGCGCTGGAGCAGCGGAGCATGCAGGAGCTGGAGCGGCTgcgagagctgcagag ggtgtctgtgcaggagctgcgcaGGGACCATGAGGAGCAGCTCCAGCGGCTGAAGCGGCTGAAGGACCAGGAGGTTGATGCAGTGACCAGCGCCACTTCGCACACCAG GACTCTGAATGGCGTCATCGAGCGGATGGAGAAGTTCTCCAGCGACCTGTGTGACGTCTTGCACAGGGTGGAGGCCACACACCACACCACCTCCCAGGAGCTGGCCGTGGGGGCacagaagcaggagaagcagCTCAGGG tgcTCCAGGACAGCCTGTTGCAGCAGAAGAGGGAGGCGGAGAAGGAGCGGCGCCGATTCCAGGAGGTGGTGGCTAAACTGGAGGCCAGGCTGGGGGAGCAGactctgctgctggagcag GAGCGACAGAGAGTGTTGGCGGAGCACTCCAGGATGGAATCGCTGCAGCACTCGCTGAAGGAGGAGCGGCGAGTCCTGACCCAGCAGCTCTCCGTGGAGCGAGCAGAGCTGGAGAGGGCGAAG AGAACCttgctggaggagcagaaggCGGTGCTGCAGAGGTGTGCAGGGCAGTGGCAGAAGCTGACATCTGAGTGGGCTGAATTTCACACCCAGCAGCCCCTGAGGAAGGAGCGGGACACAGCCCGAGCACTGCCCGTGGAATCCCAGGGAGAGGGCCCTGTCAGGAGCCTGGCCCAG GAGCGGGCGGAGGTGAAGATGCGGGTCCACACGCTGAGAGCCCAGGAGGAGCAactggagagggagaaagagctgcTGGACGAGGCCTGGCAGGAGCTGAAGCTGGAGCAGAAGGTGGTGAATGGGGCTGCGCTGCGCATCCGGCAGCAGGAGGAGAAGATGAAAAGTGTGACGGAG CTTTCCTCCCAGAAGTACGAGGAAGGGCAGCGAGCCCTGCAGGAGGCACAAAGAGTCGAGTCCCAGCACCAATCCAGGCTGCAGGCCCTGCAGTGGCAGTTGGAGCAGCTCAGGCAGCAGGAAGAGCATCTCTACCAG gATTGGCTGAGCATGGCTCAGCAGAGGAGCCAACTTCAACAGCTGCGGCAGGAGCTGCCCAACAACCCCACGATGCTGCGGACCGCAGGGTGGGACTCCAGTGCCCCTGCGAGTGGCTTCTCCAGCATGCTGA TTCCTCTGACAGCGGCAGCACCACACACTCGGGCTTCTTTTCCAGGCTTTCCACCTGCCATGGGGAGCCCGGGAGGTATCAGGGAACTCCTGGCCGTggccagctctgctgagctcagTGCCACGCTGGCGATGATGAGGTTCCGAGCCctgcag GACCACGCTTACTTAGAGAATGAGGAGTTCTTCCTGGAGTCCCTGAAGAAAGCGTCCTACAATGCTGCTTCTCTGCCAGGCTGA
- the LOC141968295 gene encoding fas-binding factor 1 homolog isoform X5 → MAAKPQRGLRESVDDVLGDLLGFDDESPVNSVRTSCLARGSSGRAWGTSSQASQKSFAEEDFFSRFPAEDVEAAEGSSASGGEPQALLQTLKDMDNLEADLLGISRPSSRPGKPAMKGPGKCDSSGEAVKTAGKLLAPGKGESGPLMEKKPLSSFPASQQYKKFDLEGLLSDEEQDAPKKPSPTGTKSISGKKTEQSKEKEPPPAQMPLRTVAPVQSRKELMFEDDGDDLMAALGLGSGPGSDEKQGKKAEDREEVRPARAKLDELLGRGSVARILEEPGLGECQEFKLEKKYEKQPDKEEGRNKLDFVFGAYQPSVASTAKGQPARRQPVSRFSAENSSEPKAELHSKASPSASQSPVRGCRTGGDWLGLEDKDFMDLELSSPAKAGPAGSSPSPAAAGRPGPSRQLPAAEEAAAKPDVVEEEDWLSAALSRKKAQAQAKAQEGNAKASEAPGEGLNPCSPVSQPAASPGARPQAATMQAEAVSTDSSRPPLPWLGTAEQASAHPSEAAHGDPSRDASAPVPAALFPGEQETQSPAPLAQVESPGLGLLHERRLGAAVAQPHGDVTGCQAALLRAQARVAELESQVRTLELVRAQDRDFLERLRQRHQEDLDLLESTHRTQVKVVEETCRQRLQRLRQEQEQLAAQLLAQRQEAEQARAELLAQHQQHLAALEQRSMQELERLRELQRVSVQELRRDHEEQLQRLKRLKDQEVDAVTSATSHTRTLNGVIERMEKFSSDLCDVLHRVEATHHTTSQELAVGAQKQEKQLRVLQDSLLQQKREAEKERRRFQEVVAKLEARLGEQTLLLEQERQRVLAEHSRMESLQHSLKEERRVLTQQLSVERAELERAKRTLLEEQKAVLQRCAGQWQKLTSEWAEFHTQQPLRKERDTARALPVESQGEGPVRSLAQERAEVKMRVHTLRAQEEQLEREKELLDEAWQELKLEQKVVNGAALRIRQQEEKMKSVTELSSQKYEEGQRALQEAQRVESQHQSRLQALQWQLEQLRQQEEHLYQDWLSMAQQRSQLQQLRQELPNNPTMLRTAGWDSSAPASGFSSMLIPLTAAAPHTRASFPGFPPAMGSPGGIRELLAVASSAELSATLAMMRFRALQDHAYLENEEFFLESLKKASYNAASLPG, encoded by the exons ATG GCTGCAAAACCCCAGAGAGGTTTAAGAG AGTCTGTTGATGACGTGCTTGGTGACCTCCTGGGATTTGACG ACGAAAGCCCTGTTAATTCTGTGAGAACTTCCTGCCTGGCCAGGGGCAGCAGtgggagagcctggggcaccAGCTCGCAGGCCAGCCAGAA GTCCTTTGCAGAGGAGGATTTCTTCAGCAGATTCCCTGCAGAGGATGTGGAAGCTGCAGAG GGATCCAGTGCCTCCGGCGGAGAGCCCCAAGCTCTGCTGCAGACCCTGAAG GACATGGACAACCTGGAAGCTGATCTGCTGGGAATATCGAGACCCAGTTCTCGGCCAGGGAAGCCAGCCATGAAAGGTCCTGGGAAATGTGACTCCTCAGGAGAAGCAGTGAAaaccgcagggaagctgctagctccTGGAAAAG GCGAGTCTGGACCTCTGATGGAGAAGAAGCCACTGTCATCCTTCCCTGCTTCCCAACAGTACAAGAAATTTGACTTGGAAG GGCTTTTGTCCGATGAGGAGCAGGATGCTCCCAAGAAGCCATCTCCAACAGGCACTAAAAGcatctctgggaaaaaaacagaacagagcaAAGAGAAAG AGCCGCCCCCAGCCCAGATGCCCCTGCGCACTGTGGCCCCAGTTCAGAGCAGGAAGGAGCTCATGTTTGAAGATGATGGTGACGACCTGATGGCTGCACTGGGACTTGGCAGTGGCCCAGGAAGCGATGAAAAGCAGGGCAAGAAGGCAGAAGA cagagaggaggtccgGCCAGCCCGCGCCAAGCTGGACGAGTTGCTGGGACGAGGCTCTGTGGCCAGAATCCTGGAAGAGCCAGGCCTGGGAGAGTGCCAGGAGTTCAAACTGGAGAAGAAGTACGAAAAGCAGCCGG ACAAGGAAGAGGGTCGGAACAAGTTGGATTTTGTCTTTGGAGCTTACCAGCCCTCAGTGGCCTCCACAGCCAAGGGCCAGCCGGCGAGGAGGCAGCCTGTGAG caggttttcagctGAGAACAGCAGCGAACCAAAAGCAGAGCTCCACTCCAAAGCTTCTCCTTCAGCCAGCCAGAGCCCCGTGCGGGGCTGCAGGACTGGAGGTGACTGGCTGGGCTTGGAAGACAAAGATTTTATGGATTTGGAGCTGTCGTCTCCAGCAAAGGCCGGTCCTGCAGGgagctcccccagccctgccgcagCTGGGCGGCCCGGCCCTTCCAGACAGCTCCCGGCTGCAGAGGAGGCAGCGGCTAAACCTGacgtggtggaggaggaggactggctgagCGCTGCCTTATCTCGCAAAAAAGCCCAAGCGCAGGCGAAGGCCCAGGAGGGGAATGCTAAGGCCTCGGAGGCCCCAGGTGAAGGGCTGAATCCCTGCTCTCCTGTCAG CCAGccagcagcctccccaggagcACGGCCACAGGCAGCCACCATGCAAGCCGAGGCAGTGAGCACAGACAGCTCCAG GCCACCGCTCCCCTGGCTCGGCACCGCGGAACAAGCCTCAGCTCACCCGTCAGAGGCAGCACACGGGGATCCCTCCAGAGACGCCAGCGCCCCGG TCCCCGCAGCCTTGTTCCCGGGAGAGCAAGAGACACAGAGCCCTGCCCCGCTGGCTCAGGTAG AGTCCCcaggcctgggcttgctgcatgagaggaggctgggggctgccgtGGCCCAGCCCCACGGGGATGTGACAGGCTGTCAGGCAGCGCTGCTCCGCGCCCAGGCCcgtgtggcagagctggagagccag GTGCGGACGCTGGAGCTGGTGCGGGCACAGGACAGAGACTTCCTGGAGAGACTCCGGCAGCGGCATCAGGAGGACCTGGATCTCCTCGAGAGCACCCACAG GACCCAGGTGAAGGTGGTGgaggagacctgcaggcagcGGTTGCAGAGGCTgcggcaggagcaggagcagctggcGGCTCAGCTCCTGGCGCAGAGGCAGGAGGCGGAGCAGGcacgggcagagctgctggcgcagcaccagcagcacttgGCTGCGCTGGAGCAGCGGAGCATGCAGGAGCTGGAGCGGCTgcgagagctgcagag ggtgtctgtgcaggagctgcgcaGGGACCATGAGGAGCAGCTCCAGCGGCTGAAGCGGCTGAAGGACCAGGAGGTTGATGCAGTGACCAGCGCCACTTCGCACACCAG GACTCTGAATGGCGTCATCGAGCGGATGGAGAAGTTCTCCAGCGACCTGTGTGACGTCTTGCACAGGGTGGAGGCCACACACCACACCACCTCCCAGGAGCTGGCCGTGGGGGCacagaagcaggagaagcagCTCAGGG tgcTCCAGGACAGCCTGTTGCAGCAGAAGAGGGAGGCGGAGAAGGAGCGGCGCCGATTCCAGGAGGTGGTGGCTAAACTGGAGGCCAGGCTGGGGGAGCAGactctgctgctggagcag GAGCGACAGAGAGTGTTGGCGGAGCACTCCAGGATGGAATCGCTGCAGCACTCGCTGAAGGAGGAGCGGCGAGTCCTGACCCAGCAGCTCTCCGTGGAGCGAGCAGAGCTGGAGAGGGCGAAG AGAACCttgctggaggagcagaaggCGGTGCTGCAGAGGTGTGCAGGGCAGTGGCAGAAGCTGACATCTGAGTGGGCTGAATTTCACACCCAGCAGCCCCTGAGGAAGGAGCGGGACACAGCCCGAGCACTGCCCGTGGAATCCCAGGGAGAGGGCCCTGTCAGGAGCCTGGCCCAG GAGCGGGCGGAGGTGAAGATGCGGGTCCACACGCTGAGAGCCCAGGAGGAGCAactggagagggagaaagagctgcTGGACGAGGCCTGGCAGGAGCTGAAGCTGGAGCAGAAGGTGGTGAATGGGGCTGCGCTGCGCATCCGGCAGCAGGAGGAGAAGATGAAAAGTGTGACGGAG CTTTCCTCCCAGAAGTACGAGGAAGGGCAGCGAGCCCTGCAGGAGGCACAAAGAGTCGAGTCCCAGCACCAATCCAGGCTGCAGGCCCTGCAGTGGCAGTTGGAGCAGCTCAGGCAGCAGGAAGAGCATCTCTACCAG gATTGGCTGAGCATGGCTCAGCAGAGGAGCCAACTTCAACAGCTGCGGCAGGAGCTGCCCAACAACCCCACGATGCTGCGGACCGCAGGGTGGGACTCCAGTGCCCCTGCGAGTGGCTTCTCCAGCATGCTGA TTCCTCTGACAGCGGCAGCACCACACACTCGGGCTTCTTTTCCAGGCTTTCCACCTGCCATGGGGAGCCCGGGAGGTATCAGGGAACTCCTGGCCGTggccagctctgctgagctcagTGCCACGCTGGCGATGATGAGGTTCCGAGCCctgcag GACCACGCTTACTTAGAGAATGAGGAGTTCTTCCTGGAGTCCCTGAAGAAAGCGTCCTACAATGCTGCTTCTCTGCCAGGCTGA